The proteins below come from a single Cannabis sativa cultivar Pink pepper isolate KNU-18-1 chromosome 3, ASM2916894v1, whole genome shotgun sequence genomic window:
- the LOC115709312 gene encoding isocitrate dehydrogenase [NAD] catalytic subunit 5, mitochondrial: protein MASQLLRRVLGTRSNQIISSTSPASPLTAAARLLSSATAPITVTLFPGDGIGPEIAESVKQVFREAEVPIVWEEHYVGTEIDPKTQSFLTWESLESVRRNKVGLKGPMATPIGKGHRSLNLTLRKELNLFANVRPCYSLPGYKTRYDDVDLITIRENTEGEYSGLEHQVVRGVVESLKIITRQASLRVAEYAFHYAKAHGRERVSAIHKANIMQKTDGLFLKCCREVAEKYPEIRYEEVVIDNCCMMLVKNPALFDVLVMPNLYGDIISDLCAGLIGGLGLTPSCNIGEGGIALAEAVHGSAPDIAGKNLANPTALLLSSVSMLRHLELHDKADRIQDAILNTIAEGKFRTADLGGKSSTTDFTRAICDHL from the exons ATGGCTTCCCAGCTGCTGAGGCGCGTCCTCGGAACCCGCTCCAACCAGATCATCTCCTCGACCAGCCCGGCATCACCGCTTACGGCCGCGGCTAGGCTTTTATCGTCCGCTACAGCTCCGATCACAGTCACCCTTTTCCCCGGCGACGGTATTGGGCCCGAGATAGCGGAGTCCGTCAAACAG gTGTTTAGAGAAGCTGAAGTACCGATTGTATGGGAAGAACATTATGTTGGAACGGAAATTGATCCGAAAACACAGAGCTTTTTAACGTGGGAAAGTTTGGAATCAGTGCGTCGAAACAAGGTCGGGTTGAAAGGTCCAATGGCTACACCAATTGGGAAAGGCCATCGTTCTTTGAATCTTACTTTAAGGAAAGAGCTTAACTTGTTTGCCAATGTTAGACCTTGCTACAGTCTGCCTGGCTATAAGACTCGTTATGATGATGTTGATCTCATCACCATACGTGAAAACACTGAGGGAGAGTACAGTGGACTTGAGCATCAA GTTGTGAGAGGGGTTGTTGAAAGTCTTAAGATCATTACGCGTCAGGCGAGTCTTAGGGTAGCTGAGTATGCTTTTCATTATGCTAAGGCGCATGGGAGAGAGAGGGTATCTGCAATTCACAAAGCAAATATTATGCAGAAAACTGATGGTCTTTTTCTCAAG TGTTGCCGTGAAGTGGCAGAGAAGTATCCAGAGATTCGATATGAGGAAGTTGTCATTGACAATTGCTGCATGATG CTTGTGAAGAATCCTGCTCTCTTTGATGTGTTGGTGATGCCAAATCTTTATGGTGATATTATTAGTGACCTCTGTGCGGGTTTGATTGGCGGACTGGGCTTAACTCCCAG CTGCAATATTGGTGAGGGAGGTATTGCCCTAGCTGAAGCTGTGCATGGTTCAGCACCTGATATTGCTGGAAAG AATCTAGCGAACCCAACTGCTTTGCTGTTAAGTTCTGTCTCTATGCTCCGTCATTTGGAACTCCATGATAAAGCAGATCGAATTCAAGATGCCATTCTCAACACAATTGCTGAGGGAAAATTCCGAACTGCCGATTTAGGTGGAAAGTCATCAACTACTGACTTCACAAGGGCAATATGTGATCATCTTTGA